Proteins co-encoded in one Actinobacillus succinogenes 130Z genomic window:
- the dusC gene encoding tRNA dihydrouridine(16) synthase DusC produces MRRKIFWPTRWAQSRRSFCSIWLDPLVRRLLTEVNDYDLCISEFVRVVDRLLPDKVFYRLCPELQNQGKTPSGTPVRVQLLGQYPDWLAENAVRAIELGSHGIDFNCGCPSKTVNGSNGGASLLKNPELIYRATRAIRQAVTPEQTVSVKVRLGWDDISQVFEIADAVQQGGADEIAVHGRTKTDGYRADRINWQQIGKVRSKLRIPVIANGEIRHWEDGEKCRQITGCEDLMIGRGALNIPNLSRVIKFNAPKMPWSEIIPILQKYAQMENIHDTGFYHVARIKQWLHYLNKEYEQAHALFDRIKTCRNADDLRYRLTRRDKPTT; encoded by the coding sequence ATGCGCAGAAAGATATTTTGGCCGACACGCTGGGCGCAATCACGGCGCTCATTCTGTTCTATCTGGTTAGACCCCTTAGTTCGCCGATTGCTCACAGAAGTCAACGACTATGATTTGTGTATTTCCGAATTCGTCCGCGTAGTGGATCGGCTTTTGCCCGACAAAGTCTTTTACCGACTTTGTCCCGAACTGCAAAATCAAGGAAAAACGCCTTCCGGTACACCGGTTCGCGTACAACTGCTCGGACAATATCCCGACTGGCTGGCGGAAAACGCAGTACGCGCTATCGAATTGGGTTCTCACGGCATCGATTTTAACTGCGGCTGTCCGTCCAAAACCGTTAACGGCAGTAACGGCGGTGCGAGTTTGCTCAAAAATCCAGAATTAATTTACCGTGCTACCCGAGCCATTCGTCAAGCTGTCACGCCGGAACAAACGGTCAGCGTCAAGGTGCGGTTAGGTTGGGACGATATTTCGCAGGTATTTGAAATCGCCGATGCCGTGCAGCAAGGCGGTGCCGATGAAATCGCCGTTCACGGGCGTACTAAAACGGACGGCTACCGCGCCGATCGGATTAATTGGCAACAAATCGGTAAAGTGCGGTCAAAATTGCGCATTCCCGTTATCGCCAACGGAGAAATCCGGCATTGGGAGGACGGTGAAAAATGCCGTCAAATCACGGGTTGCGAAGATTTAATGATAGGGCGTGGCGCACTGAATATTCCCAATTTAAGCCGGGTTATAAAATTTAATGCGCCGAAAATGCCGTGGTCTGAGATCATTCCTATTCTGCAAAAATATGCACAAATGGAAAATATTCACGATACCGGTTTTTATCATGTGGCGCGTATCAAACAATGGCTGCATTATCTCAATAAAGAATACGAACAGGCGCACGCACTGTTTGACCGCATCAAAACCTGCCGCAATGCCGATGACCTGCGTTATCGTTTAACGCGTCGGGATAAACCGACAACCTAG